A region of the Drosophila ananassae strain 14024-0371.13 chromosome XL, ASM1763931v2, whole genome shotgun sequence genome:
TCCCTCTCGTGGGCATCCTGCAGCTTGTGGGTCTTGATGTACTGCCACAGGGCGGATATAATGACTGGCCTAGTCTGCGTGTGCACGCCCAGGAGCCGGGCGAGTCGCGGGTCGAGCTTGAACTGCAGCGGCTGGTAGTCGAGCAGCAGGAGGATGGTGCAGCGGACGTTGCGGTCGCCGGGCCGCTTCACTTGAAAGCCATCCGTCTCCTGTGTGGTGTGGGTGCGATGCCACTCAACCAGATGGTTGTCCGGCCCATACAGCTCCTTATCAAGTTCTATGACCAGTGACTTGAAGAACGACGAGAATTTTCGTTTGATCTTCGTGTTGGGATCGCCTTTCCCGTCCTCGAGTAGTCTTCCCTCGACCCTGAGCTCCCAGGAGGCCACCGCGCCCTCCTCGCCGTCATTGGTGGGCTCTTTGCTGGGGTAGAATGTGTTCGAAATGAAGATGCGCAACTTTCGCTTCTGTTTCATGGGCCGTTTGAGGGCTTCTTGGATGTCCAGCCGCTTGCGCATGATCGTGGCATCCAGCTTGCGTTCAAAGGTCAGTAGATCCATGTAGGCCTGCGACTCTGGCACCAGATCCCTCACCTTCTGCGGCAATATCTTGTCCGccagcttcttcttcttcttggcgGCCACGAACTCAACTTTTCCGCCGCTCCGGGACTCATTGGAGCGTTTGTTGCCACCACCAGTGCCACCGCCGGCGCCTCCTTGGCCCGTACCGCGCAGACCGCTCTggaaggctggctgctgggcGGCGCGCTGCAGCAGTGAGCCCGGACCGGGTCCCCCAGGAACGCCTGGAACTCCCGGAGCTGTCGTTGTGCCAGGAACAGGTTGCGTTGTGTTCGGGTGTAGGGGAAAGCCTCTTGGCTAAAAGAAGAACGTATGTAAATAAGTATATACAGCCAGCAGGAGAAAAAGGGTGGAAAATCACAGGGATCAATTACTTACCGGAAAAGTGGCGCCTGGCGGCGGATAGGGACGCATGCCGGGAgccggcggcggcggctggTAACGCGACTGCACCGGCGCTTGGCCAGGTGCAAAGCGTTGGGACATTGTTGTTGCTCCGGCTCTCTCCAGTTGCTCCTAGAGAACTTAATTCTCACTTTTCTACTCGGAAAATCTTGAGATACAACAACGCgtcacacacaaaaaaaattggcTCTAAAATGGCGTCAAATCAGGGTTGCACTAAAATCCAGTGATGGTAAGTGCACCAAAGAATCGACGGTTATAACCGTCACCTAGGAAgcgtttattttttgattaaaacCTGGaacaatatatatttaataaaagaaaaatcaaaaagaacTCTACTTTAAATATCTGTCAAAcccaataattttgtttaacTAATTAAAGCCATCCGACCGTTAAGCTATCGATAACAGTTATcgaatatttgaaaataataattaaaatcccGTTCAACACACGAATAACAATAAAGAGCAGGCCaagtaataattttattttatagtcTCACAACTCCCAGTAGAAAGTTCAGTTTCGAGACACCTTGTGTCCTGAATAGTTCACTCACAAAAATTTATACTTTTTGAGTATAAGTACAGGACTTTTTCTCAATTTGTACTTTTGGCTACAGCATATTAGCTTAGGTTTgcacaatatatttttaatatattaaaacaaaGGGTTCGCCGCGTTTTTAAAACGAAACCGAGCCGATACTAAATGGTTAACACCGCGATAAGCTACCATCACTATAGTTATCGATATCAGGAACTGCTGTTCTTGTTTGGTCATTTAAACAGGTAAGAAAACGCAAGTAATGGAGGAGGAGAGCTGGTGGGTCGACCAATTAAGGGCGCTAAAGTCGCCGAACCAGCGCCTGTCAGCGCTCAACAGCATAAACACTGCGTTCACCCAGGAGATGTGGCCACGGGGCGTTGTCCGCACAATGCTGAAAACCCCGGAGCTGTACGATTGTATTGACAGATCCGGCGGTGGAGATTCTGGACCTGGCCGGGAGGGAGTTAGCGGCATGGCTGTCGAGGTTCTGAACCACTGCCTGAACCAGCTGCCGTTGGACATAACCGACGAACAGCTGCCCGATCTGCTGGAGCCAGGATTGACCAACTCTAATCCCGTCGTGCGTTCGCTGGTGCTTCGCGCCATTCTCACCGAGGTGAACCGTCAGTATAATAGCGGCAGGGTACGTGAACTTCCCGGGAATGAGCTTGTCTGCCTTGTGCTGGACGAACTGAAGCGCCCCGACACTGAAGAGAGCACTGTGGCGATTGAAATACTGTCCATAGTGCTTCATCAGCGTGTGAATGATGGAGCAGTACAGGCTAAACTGGTACAGCTGCTGCAGCAGGACGAGATCGTGCGTTGTCGGGCTTATGAGCTGGGCGTCAAGTTGGCAAAGAGCAGCGCCGCCACCCTCAAGTCTGTGGAGTTCATCCTAGATGCTGCCCTCAGCGAGCTGGACAACGATGATGTCCTACTGCAAGCCAGTGTGATGGAGGTTTTGGTGCCTCTGGCGGAGCAAAACCATGGCCTTTCCTACATGGAACGGCGCAATGTGTTCGACGTGATCAACAATCGGGTACAGCGTATAGAGGAGAATCCACTAGACGCTCTCCTCATCCCTAGCATCATGAAGTTCTTTGGCAAAATTGCTGCCGTGCAGCCGCAGAAGATTATAATCGGGTATCCGAACATGCTGGACTGCCTGTTTCAACAGCTGCAGTCCGAGAATGAGGTGAATCTACCGACAGCCATGGACACGCTGGCTAATCTGGCAGCCACTTCACAGGGAAAGCAGTTGTTGCACAAAAATTTCCAGCAGTCGATGGAGATGACCCTGAAGAAGTACGCCTCCTACACCAAGAATCTCTCCGCGCCGATCAAGGAAAGGTTGCTTAACTCATTGGATGTGATTTATGCGGTGGAATCGAAACCGCCATCTCAGGAAATCaggtaatttatttatttttgaattattttactCATTTTATGGCTTTCCCGTTCCAGTACGATTCTAAAGAATTGGTATGAGATTTTCGCTGGTGGCCTGCAAATCCAAATCATCATGGACCTGATCAACACGCCATTCCCGGACCTTCAAATAGCTGCCCTGGCGCTGCTGAAGAGCATCTGTCAATACCGTTTCGGGATTGTGGCCCTGAAGAATACCGGCGGAGCAATGGAGTTTCTGCTATCGCGGCGGCGAGATCTGCACAAGGAGGTCAAGTATCTAAAGTGGGAGATCATGGAGATGCTGGCCGTAAGCACAGAGTTCTCGCCAACCGAGACTATTCGTTTTACAGCTTATGTTAATGAGGGACCTTATCATATCCAGCCTGATTTGGATATTGCCACCGAACCCCAGGGGCGGGCTTAGATCTAAGAGAGGGGAGCTTTCCAGGAAGGCGATGCCAGGCATTTACGATCaccaatttaaaattgtttgtACAGCAAGAATATAAACTAACATTTGAGAGTATGTATTTTAGGGGTttacaataaaatttaactaTTAGATCACATGTAACACTCTTCTCATAGGGTGGATATTAGTTCTTATTTTGCCTTGGAAATGTTACGGAATATGAAGATTTCActgaataaaaattaaaagtcttTTGCATTCAAAGGCAAAAGGATTAGAATATCCGATTGAATAAAATTCCACCCTACTGGCCCAACTGTCTGTAAGTCTGTCGATCTCGTGCTGCATTCGTTTACTTGCATCCCTTACAGGTAGCTCATCTGGCGGTGGGAGAGCCTTTTCCGTCCGGACCCGCCACCCACTCCGCCGCCCAGGTGGGCCAGGCTGACACTCAGACCCGACTCGTAGGCGGTCTGCGTCTGGGATCGGGTTTCGTTGTTCACCAGGGAGCAGCTCGGCAACGTGTGGCAGTATCGGCGGAGTTGCTGCTTGAAGGCGGCCGTCGTCAGGGTGTAGAGCACGGGATTGAGGGCGGAGTTCACCGGCAGAACCAGAACCGCCAACCAGGCATACAGATCCGGTGAAATGGTACATCCTGCGGGTggtaaaatattattaatgcCACGTTTAAGTCACATGGGAATCTCAATTACCTGAAAGAGCTGCCACTTTCACTACGATAATGGGCAACCAGCAGGCGCAGTCGGTGGTCACAATTATGGCGAATCTGGTTTAAAAAAGGATATATAATGAGAGTGCTTAAACGCGAAGGAATTCCGCTTAAGagtcggatggaaattggccaagatatagccgtCGTAAGGGGCCACATTGCCCCCTGcatgcattttgaaggggatcccatggaaaatgttgaaaaaatggATCCGAAAACcagttctcagattttgatgcagatttgtggggaatcgatccacgaatcgtttaaggtattccgtttaagaatcggatggatattggccaagatatagctatcGGACTGGGCCATAGTTGCGCTCCCCACGATCTTAAcgctttttgaaggggatgccccagaaaaaatcgaaaaaaatggATCCCAAAATtggttctcagattttgatgcagatttgtggggaatcgatccacgaatcgtttaaggtattctgtttaagaatcggatggatattggccaagatatggctatcgGACTGGGCCATAGTTGCGCTCCCCATGATCTTAACGCTTTTTGAAGGGTGCCgcagaaaaaatcgaaaaaaatggATCCGAAAACcagttctcagattttgatgcagatttgtggggaatcgatccacgaatcgtttaaggtattccgtttaagaatcggatggatattggccaagatatagctatcGGACTGGGCCATAGTTGCGCTCCCCACGATCTTAAcgctttttgaaggggatgccccagaaaaaatcgaaaaaaatggATCCCAAAATtggttctcagattttgatgcagatttgtggggaatcgatccacgaatcgtttaaggtattccgtttaagaatcggatggatattggccaagatatagctatcGGACTGGGCCACAGTTGCGCTCCCCACGATCTTAAcgctttttgaaggggatgccccagaaaaaaccgaaaaaaatgGATCCCGAAAttcgttttcagattttgatgcagatttgtggggaatcgatccacgaatcgtttaaggtattccgattaagaatcggatggatattggccaagatatagctatcGGACTGGGCCACAGTTGCGCTCCCCACGATCTTAACGCTTTTTGAAGGGTGCCgcagaaaaaatcgaaaaaaatggATCCCGAAATTCgttctgagattttgatgcagatttgtggggaatcgatccacgaatcgtttaaggtattccgtttaagaatcggatggatattggccaagatatagctatcGGACTGGGCCACAGTTGCGCTCCCCACGATCTTAACgttttttgaaggggatgccccagaaaaaatcgaaaaaaatggATCCGAAaattcg
Encoded here:
- the LOC6504008 gene encoding 26S proteasome non-ATPase regulatory subunit 5 isoform X2, producing MEEESWWVDQLRALKSPNQRLSALNSINTAFTQEMWPRGVVRTMLKTPELYDCIDRSGGGDSGPGREGVSGMAVEVLNHCLNQLPLDITDEQLPDLLEPGLTNSNPVVRSLVLRAILTEVNRQYNSGRVRELPGNELVCLVLDELKRPDTEESTVAIEILSIVLHQRVNDGAVQAKLVQLLQQDEIVRCRAYELGVKLAKSSAATLKSVEFILDAALSELDNDDVLLQASVMEVLVPLAEQNHGLSYMERRNVFDVINNRVQRIEENPLDALLIPSIMKFFGKIAAVQPQKIIIGYPNMLDCLFQQLQSENEVNLPTAMDTLANLAATSQGKQLLHKNFQQSMEMTLKKYASYTKNLSAPIKERLLNSLDVIYAVESKPPSQEISTILKNWYEIFAGGLQIQIIMDLINTPFPDLQIAALALLKSICQYRFGIVALKNTGGAMEFLLSRRRDLHKEVKYLKWEIMEMLAPDLDIATEPQGRA
- the LOC6504008 gene encoding 26S proteasome non-ATPase regulatory subunit 5 isoform X1 produces the protein MEEESWWVDQLRALKSPNQRLSALNSINTAFTQEMWPRGVVRTMLKTPELYDCIDRSGGGDSGPGREGVSGMAVEVLNHCLNQLPLDITDEQLPDLLEPGLTNSNPVVRSLVLRAILTEVNRQYNSGRVRELPGNELVCLVLDELKRPDTEESTVAIEILSIVLHQRVNDGAVQAKLVQLLQQDEIVRCRAYELGVKLAKSSAATLKSVEFILDAALSELDNDDVLLQASVMEVLVPLAEQNHGLSYMERRNVFDVINNRVQRIEENPLDALLIPSIMKFFGKIAAVQPQKIIIGYPNMLDCLFQQLQSENEVNLPTAMDTLANLAATSQGKQLLHKNFQQSMEMTLKKYASYTKNLSAPIKERLLNSLDVIYAVESKPPSQEISTILKNWYEIFAGGLQIQIIMDLINTPFPDLQIAALALLKSICQYRFGIVALKNTGGAMEFLLSRRRDLHKEVKYLKWEIMEMLAVSTEFSPTETIRFTAYVNEGPYHIQPDLDIATEPQGRA
- the LOC6503655 gene encoding brahma-associated protein of 60 kDa — protein: MSQRFAPGQAPVQSRYQPPPPAPGMRPYPPPGATFPPRGFPLHPNTTQPVPGTTTAPGVPGVPGGPGPGSLLQRAAQQPAFQSGLRGTGQGGAGGGTGGGNKRSNESRSGGKVEFVAAKKKKKLADKILPQKVRDLVPESQAYMDLLTFERKLDATIMRKRLDIQEALKRPMKQKRKLRIFISNTFYPSKEPTNDGEEGAVASWELRVEGRLLEDGKGDPNTKIKRKFSSFFKSLVIELDKELYGPDNHLVEWHRTHTTQETDGFQVKRPGDRNVRCTILLLLDYQPLQFKLDPRLARLLGVHTQTRPVIISALWQYIKTHKLQDAHEREYINCDKYLEQIFSCQRMKFAEIPQRLNPLLHPPDPIVINHFIESGAENKQTACYDIDVEVDDTLKNQMNNFLMSTASQQEIQGLDTKIHETVDTINQMKTNREFFLSFAKDPQMFIHRWIISQTRDLKLMTDVVGNPEEERRAEFYYQPWTHEAVSRYFFTKVNQKRAELEQALGIRNG